In Panicum virgatum strain AP13 chromosome 4N, P.virgatum_v5, whole genome shotgun sequence, a single window of DNA contains:
- the LOC120669367 gene encoding uncharacterized protein LOC120669367 yields the protein MATRASNTVGDHGDPADGDAGNQGIKKPHRRPAHPQGLTDDHELQFQSTETSRAPTDGNDGDQRIKKLQRRPAVPQGLTDDNELPFQPIEPSSMRDFMYYLKRCGNDSASLILLDYDHQTESMMAANEVERKLRLLISTEQPSELMKSITPMKRPRGTTTKSRIDVPTAEEPIDAYKEWLEILQQEQPETEFRDDYRDETIKTYKEWLRRKGYLRDIYAYAQDDDANDNVRVAADEHRTHSPSPKKEWPSHARRRSRKGTGANEGCKKKGVVPSRVY from the exons ATGGCGACTCGTGCCTCCAACACTGTTGGCGACCACGGAGATCCTGCTGATGGAGACGCCGGCAACCAAGGGATCAAGAAACCACACCGGCGCCCTGCTCATCCCCAAGGTCTCACTGATGACCATGAGTTACAGTTTCAATCTACTGAAACCAGCAG AGCCCCAACTGATGGAAACGACGGCGACCAAAGGATCAAGAAGCTCCAACGTCGTCCTGCTGTACCCCAAGGGCTCACTGATGACAATGAGCTACCGTTTCAACCTATTGAACCAAGCAG TATGCGGGACTTCATGTACTATCTGAAACGATGTGGCAACGACTCAGCAAGCCTCATCTTGCTTGATTATGACCACCAAACAGAATCTATGATGGCTGCCAATGAGGTTGAGAGGAAACTCAGACTATTGATATCAACAGAGCAACCGTCCGAATTAATGAAGTCTATAACGCCCATGAAGCGACCAAGGGGGACAACTACAAAAAGTCGTATAGATGTACCTACTGCAGAAGAACCAATTGATGCATACAAGGAATGGCTTGAAATCCTGCAACAAGAGCAACCTGAAACGG AATTTAGAGATGATTACAGGGACGAAACCATCAAGACATATAAAGAATGGTTGAGGCGTAAAGGCTATCTTAGAGACATCT ATGCATATGCACAAGATGATGATGCCAATGACAATGTTCGAGTTGCTGCTGATGAACACCGTACACATAGCCCGTCACCAAAAAAAGAATGGCCATCTCATGCAAGGCGTAGATCAAGAAAAGGGACAG GTGCAAATGAAGGTTGTAAAAAAAAGGGCGTGGTACCCTCAAGGGTTTATTAG